In Arachis hypogaea cultivar Tifrunner chromosome 17, arahy.Tifrunner.gnm2.J5K5, whole genome shotgun sequence, a single window of DNA contains:
- the LOC140180943 gene encoding zinc finger BED domain-containing protein RICESLEEPER 2-like — protein MSSSDALSNTLEKSTPSEEPIGTNIQTTQEALQSQPQEPPTDTATTNEGTTNSTSGVRKRKLTSEVWNHFKIVEFKGKLKAECNYCKSKLLGDPKQGTSHLRDHFKSCKLRTTRDIRQCMMKTTPTTSGETVVVGAYTFDQENARKELSVMVCLHEYPLSIVDHIGFRRFCNALQPLFKVITRNTLKNDILKLYNDERSKTMNVLECNKSRVAITTDMWTASNQNKGYMAITAHYIDDSWKLQSRLVRFIYVPAPHTAEVLSEVLVDCLMDWNLDRKVSTLTVDNCSTNDVMIENILTKMSHRNFILGGKLFHMRCCAHILNLIVKDGLQLISHAIERVRDSVHYWTATPKREEKFKETCAQLKIPYTKNLCLDCKTRWNSTFLMLEVAIMYRDVFERLSLRESQYKSLPSEKDWDMADEIFQRLRIFFDVTELFSGTTYPTSNLYFPKVCVIKLALMEWKNCGNEIIEMMATSMITKFEKYWGVINIVMAIGTLLDPRYKMYLLNFFFRKIYGETEACVVIGQVKRVVQDLVLEYATKGRERDQAAQLDMPPPPSIPSNSKGRKFSHEDWQADFAAHVSEESAFIDTKSELDYYLEERPVPQTEHDFDILNWWKSNGAKFPTLQAIARDFLAILSLPLPLNLHLVRVVDLLHHIVVGCVRTH, from the exons ATGTCTTCTTCGGATGCATTGAGCAATACTCTTGAGAAGAGTACTCCATCGGAAGAACCTATAGGCACTAATATTCAAACTACACAAGAGGCTCTTCAATCTCAACCTCAAGAACCCCCAACGGATACCGCAACTACTAATGAAGGAACGACAAACTCTACAAGTGGTGTTCGAAAGAGGAAGTTAACCTCCGAAGTGTGGAATCACTTTAAGATTGTGGAATTCAAGGGAAAATTAAAGGCTGAATGTAATTATTGTAAATCGAAGCTACTTGGTGACCCAAAACAAGGCACTTCGCACTTACGTGATCACTTCAAAAGCTGCAAGCTCCGCACCACTAGAGATATAAGACAATGTATGATGAAGACAACTCCAACAACTAGTGGGGAAACAGTTGTGGTTGGTGCATATACCTTCGACCAAGAAAATGCAAGGAAAGAGTTATCAGTTATGGTTTGTCTTCACGAGTATCCGTTATCTATTGTGGACCACATTGGGTTTCGACGATTTTGCAATGCTTTGCAACCTCTCTTCAAGGTGATTACTCGTAACACTTTAAAGAATgacatcttgaagctctacaatgATGAGAGATCGAAGACAATGAATGTCCTTGAGTGTAATAAAAGTCGAGTTGCAATTACAACTGATATGTGGACAGCAAGCAACCAAAACAAAGGTTATATGGCTATCACGGCTCATTACATTGATGATTCTTGGAAATTGCAAAGCCGTCTTGTGAg GTTTATATATGTGCCGGCTCCCCACACGGCTGAGGTACTTTCAGAGGTTCTTGTAGATTGTTTGATGGATTGGAATCTTGATAGGAAGGTATCCACTTTGACTGTTGATAATTGCAGTACTAATGACGTTATGATTGAGAATATTTTGACTAAAATGTCACATAGAAACTTTATCTTGGGTGGTAAATTATTTCATATGCGATGTTGTGCGcatatattaaatttgattgtCAAGGATGGGTTACAACTTATTTCACATGCTATTGAAAGGGTGAGGGATAGTGTTCATTATTGGACTGCAACacctaaaagagaagaaaaatttaagGAAACATGTGCACAACTTAAAATACCCTACACAAAAAATCTTTGTCTTGATTGTAAAACTAGGTGGAATTCAACATTTTTGATGCTTGAAGTTGCAATTATGTATCGAGATGTGTTTGAAAGATTGTCATTGCGTGAGAGTCAATATAAATCTTTGCCTAGTGAGAAGGATTGGGATATGGCGGatgagatttttcaaagattgaggATATTCTTTGATGTGACTGAATTATTTTCTGGAACAACTTATCCTACATCAAATCTTTATTTTCCTAAGGTTTGTGTGATTAAGTTGGCTTTGATGGAGTGGAAAAATTGTGGAAATGAGATAATTGAAATGATGGCTACTAGTATGATAACTAAGTTTGAAAAGTATTGGGGTGTGATTAATATAGTTATGGCTATTGGGACTCTTTTGGATCCTAGGTACAAGATGTAtttattgaatttcttttttcGTAAAATATATGGTGAGACGGAGGCATGTGTTGTAATTGGTCAAGTGAAAAGGGTAGTGCAAGATTTAGTTTTAGAATATGCAAcaaagggaagagaaagagacCAAGCTGCTCAATTAGATATGCCGCCACCACCATCAATTCCTTCAAATTCAAAGGGGAGGAAGTTCAGTCATGAAGATTGGCAAGCTGATTTTGCTGCACATGTAAGTGAGGAATCCGCATTTATTGATACAAAGAGTGAGTTGGATTATTATCTTGAAGAGAGACCGGTACCACAAACTGAACATGATTTTGATATCTTAAATTGGTGGAAGTCAAATGGGGCGAAGTTTCCTACTTTGCAAGCTATTGCTAGGGATTTTTTGGCGATCCTATCTCTACCGTTGCCTCTGAATCTTCATTTAGTACGGGTGGTCGATTTGTTACACCACATCGTAGTAGGTTGCGTCCGGACACATTAG